GCTGGGAGGAAGAACACATAAGGCACATTACTCTCCTCTTCACCAAACTTAACCAGAAGGTGCAAAAATGATTTCTATTCATATTTGTGGAACCAAAAACACTTAGGTGAAAACCATTCCCACAAGAGCAGGCCAGAGAGTGAGTCAACGGAGAGTAGTTACAGTACTGCACTTCAAGTTTCCTCAAGTTTGTTGGTGAAACAGCTCCCGCTCACAAGGGACATTTTACGCAATATTTTGAGATCTCTGTGTAGTGATGCTTCAAAGATGTGTTAACTGGTCTGCCTATTTTAAATCAGGgtaaaaaaaaggtgttaatCATGTTCAGCAAGTGTTCCGCTTTTTGGATTGGTGCAATAAGGTGCTTTTTGGTCAAATATTAAAGGAGCGTGTAATGTCTGGTGCAGTGACAGAACAAGATCAATTCTTAACATGACtgatataaaaacatgacatcTCTACTCTGATCAACAATTATACAAAGGAAAAAACATGCCTTGAAATCAAAGTTAACCTCTAccagcatttttgtttttcagattcTTAACATCCACCTCTTTGGTAGCAAAAACTGGAAGTCGGTTGCACCAAATTGGACCCTGAGACTGACAGAGGTCAATCTGTGCGTGTATTCTTTAAAGCATGTCAGAGAAACAATACACAGTTGGAGACATTGCAGAAGTCTTAGGTATTATCATTAGCCCTGTGTGAATACTGCAGGATTTTGTAAACAATATCTTCTTTATAATGGCTCAACAGTTTAGCCAAAGTCCtgcaaacactttaaaaaacttCTACAATAGACTCATCTGCTGCGTGTTATTAATCTGACAgcttggataaaaaaaaaaaatgctttaaactctcacagacacagaaagtCACAGACCGCCACACTGTCTACTTCTGAATGCCTAGACCAGACCGCATGTACTCGTACACCACATAGCTGATGCTGACGGCTGGTATGACCTTCATGAAATTGGGCAGGATGCCACGGTAAAGTCCAAAGAAGCCTTCCTTTTCCAGAATCCTCTTCACCATCAGGTTCATGGGCAGCTGCTCCGAGCCCTCAATGgaagctgagaaaaaaaagaaaagatattagcaataaaaaggaaaacttCTGGATCCTCTTCAAAGGGACCAAATTGTTAAAGCATATATTTACTTAATTAAAACATTCTTTATCTCTCTGTAGGCACACAGGCAAACCAAAGCATTCCAATGATCACCTCAGTAATTGTTCTCAAAGTATACAAGCCATCTCTGAACCCATGATTCACGCAGTAGTAAACACTCCAGGCTATGATCTCAAACAACCAACAGAGATAAATATGAGCCTGTttataaacctgtaattactacACTGGCCACTTGAGGGCAAGAGAGAAAAGTTACAAAACAAGCAGAGACAAAGCCCACAACAGCTGAAAAAGCTGACAAGACTAAATTGTAAGATTGCTGAAAATAGCTGCACACCTTATTCAATAGCAAACAATGATTGATGAAGTACTAAGATCCTTAAATTAAggatttaaaaactgtatatCATCAGATGCTTTTAGTTCCAAAAGTAAAACTATTCAACATTGTCAAAGTGAATTATTTACATACTGCAGCACAGCTTGACAATTTGTCTCTAGGAATCTTAATGTGTGAGGTCATCTTAAATGTAGAGATACTAttatacagtggtggaaaaaagttttcggGCACcccaaatattgcattgagaatcactcttaggttttcaagtgcaatttcttttagtACAGTCGCagccaggtttatttattttttgttcagttttgaacacattctctgttatttgttgactttgataccgacaatgttgagaactgacatattgaaactgtAAAGAATGTATCTTTattagtttttcttgtaaacaataaaaaaaaaaatcatttttttatatgtttatgtCTGTCCAATGCTCGAAACACAAAACAGGtttttccacaaatatttcatgacaatatttgagattgtgtaaaaCTTTAAGGGTGTCCGGAAACTCTTTGCACCACTGTAGATTGAttagttttattgtattttttctattgACAATTTTCTATTGCAAAACAACCACAGAAAGTTAAGACATGAATATTATACAGTAAAAAGTAGATCATATATTGTCTAATTGTCATGGCTACAATAAAGAAACTTTCAAAGCTTAAGGGATTCACTTTCTTGTTGctgtttaaaatacatttctaaggcTATTATTCACAAACTATTTAAGTTGTAGAAACTATTTCAAAACACATTACATAAGAGTTTGTGAGAAGTAGGCGAGTGCCAACAGttgggcccaatctcaatgtccacactccaaactcactgactttgaggcgcgttcccgctaagtctgtgagggcttagggcggtcccactgtcaaatcttcaagtgtgtgggatctctctctgactttctgagccctttatgcctccctttctgtaagtgggcatttagcatttagcccttagcgtaagggaattacccatagttcatagcactGTGACACGAAACCATAGCGTGaataacatgaaattaaaaatagttCAATGGTAAACAAGAAGCAGGAAGGTGCAACCAATGTTGGCATCacaaaaaagtttgcctgtaagtgtaaatatagaaaacagccttaatcagcCTAAATGTATTCATCTTCAGACATATGCATATGTAACTTATCAATTATATATTTAGAatcatgtatttatatattttaaattttgtggttaagcagtctgtatggTAAGAGACTGGATCACATGACAATCAGTCAAGCCGTCCCTTgagcgccttgaatttgaggaaagtaaaaattgtgcaataaaaattcctaatatcgctaaggtgagctacatgacgtcatgcaggaGAAGtcgcaaagtgctgtcccattcccagttaTTCAGTTTTGAGCCCTTTCAGCCTCCTGGCCacaatcactttccaggtgacatcaattaagtcaagaagggctcagggttcagggcttagggaggacattgagattgggccttagAAATTTAAATGTGATAAATTCCGACGGAGCTTTATTTCTCTGTACCTTGTGCCTGCATCCTGGTGCGGATTAAAGCCAGGGGGTAGCTGGCCAGCTGTCCACATGTGCTGGATATGGTCCCGCAGCCGAGCAGCACCAGAACACCCGGATTAGCTGTGTCTTTGGCGTAGCGAGACAACCACATGTTCTTCAAGCtctggagaggaaagaggagtgtCATTAAATACCAAACCTCTCTATAGATCACACCAAGAGGAAAGCATTCTCTACTGGAGCTTGTTTCCACATTTAACAGATTAAAATGATTAACATCAACGAACCTCATAAACTGCCAGGTCTATGCCAGCATACGGGATGATGCCCAGAATATTGGGAATGTAGCCCTTGTAAAATGCCTTCAATCCCTCCTTCTGCATGATTTTCTTGGCACAGTCAAACATCCCTGTGTACTGTCCGGTCTTCCTCAGGGTCAGGCGGGTTTTCATCACCTGGAAGATAATCAAATTCAGGTGTTCATACCCACGAAGCACTCTTAATGACACTTTGTTGTAGCCTTTCATGAGACGTACCCTTCCGTCTGATTGAAGCAAATGTGTTACTGTTTTTTATCTCAAATGCCCAGGTTTAATTAGTTTTCAATTCTCTACATATCATTCAGTGATGGAGCTTAAATTTGGGCAGCAGAATCCGGACAAAATATCAGAATTAACTTCTTAAATATCCGTGAGAGATCTCAGTTGCTTGTCTTGAAAAAATTCTCAAACCGCTCCTGCAGCAAACTCAACTTCCTGTCTGTACATATGCTAAGTACACATGAGACAGTCATCAGGACTGAAGAATAAATGTAAAACTAGCACAAGATATAAGTATTGAAATCAACCAAACAATAAACATAGATACATCTGTTAACCCCTCCACCTCTGCTTACCTCCATGGGGTAGATGGCAGTTTGTGCTGTGGCTCCAGCCAGTGATCCAGCCATGAACCTTTCATGGGTCTTCACCTTCCCGGGTTCACTGGCCAGAAGCTTCTTATACTGAAGAACCACAGGGACAAAGAAAACTCTGAGACTGTTTGTCAACACTTAGTTCCAGTGTTTCTAGCATAAGGCTCGAGGTGTGTTCTGTAATCAGTGAAAGGAAAGTAAAATGGGTTTACCTGCTCATAGGCCATAAATTTAATAGCGGTCTCGGGCGCGATCTTCAGTACGTTGACTCCGTTTCCTCTCCACAGAGACAGGGCGCCTCCTTCTTTTAACATCAGCTCGAAACCTCCAACCAGGCTGATTTTGTTGCTCTTTGAGGAATGCACctgtgaatgaaagaaaagggCATTAATTCACTTTTGCAACATTATCGAATGGGAACTCTAATCTAGGTGTCAAACCAGGTGATGAACTGCACACTCCTAATACGGCATCAAAGATTTTTGATAAGTGACATGTTTGACa
The genomic region above belongs to Notolabrus celidotus isolate fNotCel1 chromosome 2, fNotCel1.pri, whole genome shotgun sequence and contains:
- the slc25a24 gene encoding calcium-binding mitochondrial carrier protein SCaMC-1; translated protein: MYQVARKLFFTDCKCADDAPNIYEELFAKLDTNKDGKVDVSELKAGLAAMGIKAGKGAAEKIVSAGDQDKDDRLDFNEFSKYLKEHEKKLKLTFKSLDKNNDGRVDPLEIKQALADLGLDISKDGAQKILQSIDVDGTMTVDWNEWREHFLFNPATNLQDIIRFWKHSTVLDIGDSLAIPDEFTEEEKTTGLWWKQLSAGAMAGAVSRTGTAPLDRMKVFMQVHSSKSNKISLVGGFELMLKEGGALSLWRGNGVNVLKIAPETAIKFMAYEQYKKLLASEPGKVKTHERFMAGSLAGATAQTAIYPMEVMKTRLTLRKTGQYTGMFDCAKKIMQKEGLKAFYKGYIPNILGIIPYAGIDLAVYESLKNMWLSRYAKDTANPGVLVLLGCGTISSTCGQLASYPLALIRTRMQAQASIEGSEQLPMNLMVKRILEKEGFFGLYRGILPNFMKVIPAVSISYVVYEYMRSGLGIQK